In the Mauremys mutica isolate MM-2020 ecotype Southern chromosome 13, ASM2049712v1, whole genome shotgun sequence genome, one interval contains:
- the LOC123347422 gene encoding olfactory receptor 14A16-like, whose translation MSNQSTVTEFLLQGFSDVRELQILHFVVFLVIYLAAVMGNLLIITAVAIDHHLHSPMYFFLGNLSFLNVCYISVTVPKCMVNSLTNTRLISFSGCVAQVYFGIFFAFSELVLLAAMVYDRYVVVPCEAKTPTVAICHPLRYRVIMTRGACAQMAAVSWISSCIYSLLHTTNTFLLPFCGSNVVDQFFCNIPQLLKISCADTSANEIVDILCSAVVGLFFLISILVSYIHILSVVLRIPSAQGRYKAFSTCLPHLVVFPLFISTGIYTYLRPGSESSPYQGMLATMLYSVVTPVINPLIYSLRNKEIKEALGKISSQIFFTKSIFTS comes from the exons ATGTCCAACCAAAGCACCgtgaccgagttccttctccagggattctctgatgttcgggagctgcagattttgcatttTGTGGTATTCCTGGTGATCTACCTGGCAGCCGTAATGGGcaatcttctcatcatcacagccgTAGCCATTGATCACCATCTTCAcagccccatgtacttcttcctgggcaaCTTGTCCTTCCTAAATGTCTGTTACATCTCCGTCACCGTTCCCAAGTGCATGGTGAACTCCCTAACCAACACCAGACTGATCTCTTTTTCtggctgtgttgcccaagtctaTTTTGGTATCTTCTTTGCCTTTTCAGAGTTGGTCCTTCTTGCAGCGATGGTATATGATCGCTACgtagt agtaccctgtgaagcgaaaacTCCGACAGTTGCAATCTGCCATCCTTTGCGTTACAGGGTCATCATGACCAGAGGGGCATGTGCACAGATGGCAGCTGTTTCCTGGATCAGCAGCTGTATCTATTCATTGCTCCACACTACTAATACCTTCCTATTACCTTTCTGTGGGTCCAATGTTGTTGATCAGTTCTTCTGCAATATCCCGCAGCTCCTGAAAATCTCTTGTGCTGATACAAGTGCTAATGAAATAGTAGATATTCTATGTAGTGCTGTTGTGggtttatttttcttaatttccATATTGGTGTCCTAtattcacatcctttctgttgtGTTGAGAATCCCCTCTGCACAGGGCAggtataaagccttctccacttgTCTGCCACACCTAGTTGTGTTTCCGTTGTTTATCAGCACTGGCATATATACGTACCTAAGGCCGGGATCAGAATCTTCCCCGTATCAGGGCATGCTGGCTACTATGTTATATTCTGTAGTTACCCCAGTAATAAATCCACTCAtttacagcctgagaaacaaggagaTAAAAGAAGCTCTGGGCAAAATTTCAAGCCAGATATTTTTCACCAAGAGCATTTTTACTTCTTAA
- the LOC123347423 gene encoding olfactory receptor 14A16-like: MVNQSTVTEFLLQGFSDVRELQILHFLVFLVIYLAALVGNLLIITAIAIDHHLHTPMYFFLGNLSFLDVCYISVTVPKSMVNSLNNTRLISFFGCAAQLYFGITFAFAEVTLLTAMAYDRYVAICHPLRYRVIMTRGACAQMAAGSWISSCIYSLCHTANTFLLPFCGSNVVDQFFCDIPQLLKLSCVDTRANEIVVIILSALVGLFFFISIFVSYIHIFSAVLRIPSAQGRYKAFSTCLPHLVVFSLFISTGIYTYLRPGSASSPYQGMLAAVLYTVVSPIINPLIYSLRNQEIKEALGKILSKMFFTKSLFTS; this comes from the coding sequence ATGGTCAACCAAAGCACTgtgaccgagttccttctccagggattctctgatgttcgggagttgcagattttacatttcttggtgtttctagtgatttaCCTGGCAGCCCTGGTGGGcaatcttctcatcatcacagccatagccattgaccaccaccttcacacccccatgtacttcttcctgggcaaCTTGTCCTTCCTAGATGTCTGCTACAtttctgtcactgtccccaagtcCATGGTGAACTCCTTAAACAACACTaggctgatctctttctttggctGTGCTGCCCAACTCTATTTTGGCATCACCTTTGCCTTTGCAGAGGTGACCCTTCTCACTGCAATGGCATACGACCGCTACGTTGCAATCTGCCATCCTTTGCGTTACAGGGTCATCATGACCAGAGGGGCATGTGCACAGATGGCAGCTGGTTCCTGGATCAGCAGCTGTATCTATTCATTGTGCCACACTGCTAATACCTTCCTATTACCTTTCTGTGGGTCCAATGTTGTTGATCAGTTCTTCTGCGATATCCCACAGCTACTGAAACTCTCTTGTGTTGATACAAGGGCTAATGAAATTGTGGTTATTATATTAAGTGCTTTGGTGGGTTTATTCTTCTTCATTTCAATATTTGTGTCCTACATTCACATCTTTTCTGCTGTGCTAAGAATCCCTTCTGCACAGGGCAGGTATAAAGCATTCTCCACTTGTCTGCCACACCTAGTTGTGTTTTCACTGTTTATCAGCACTGGCATATATACGTACCTAAGGCCGGGATCAGCATCTTCCCCATATCAGGGCATGTTAGCTGCTGTGTTGTATACTGTGGTTTCCCCAATAATAAATCCACTCATTTACAGCCTGAGAAACCAGGAGATAAAAGAAGCTCTGGGCAAAATTTTAAGCAAGATGTTCTTCACGAAGAGCCTTTTTACCTCTTAA
- the LOC123347424 gene encoding olfactory receptor 10A4-like, translating to MKGRNQSTAIEFILLGFSGLSNLPVLLFVLVLVTYMIILLGNALIVLITFADPALHTPMYFFLRNLSFLEICYTSVTIPEMLVNLLTREKTISFSSCAAQMYFLISLGGTECCLLALMAYDRYVAICRPLVYTAIMNKGVCMQLVGIAWLSSSLVTLMHVTWVFNLPFCPSNEIDHFFCDAPPVLELVCGNTYMIEIEALTSTVLFVVIPFALILWSYICILATILKMPSAEGRHKTFSTCSSHLTVVVLLFSTAGLTYFQPKSSSSPSTSKFLSLCYTILTPLLNPVVYSLRNNEVKGALRRTFCKILSSWGQP from the coding sequence ATGAAAGGAAGAAACCAATCCACTGCAATTGagttcatcctcctgggattttCTGGTCTCTCCAACCTTCCAGTTTTACTCTTTGTGTTGGTCCTAGTTACGTACATGATCATCCTGCTGGGGAATGCTCTCATAGTTCTTATAACATTTGCTGACCCAgcccttcacacccccatgtattttTTTCTCCGGAACTTGTCCTTCCTGGAGATCTGCTACACCTCAGTTACCATCCCTGAAATGCTGGTCAACCTCCTCACCAGGGAGAAAACCATCTCATTTTCCAGCTGTGCTGCACAGATGTATTTCCTCATCTCCCTAGGTGGCACAGAGTGCTGCCTGCTGGCCCTGATGGCATATGACCGATATGTGGCCATATGCCGCCCGCTGGTGTATACTGCCATTATGAACAAAGGTGTTTGCATGCAGCTTGTGGGCATTGCATGGCTAAGCAGCAGCCTTGTGACACTAATGCATGTCACATGGGTATTTAATCTCCCGTTCTGCCCGTCTAATGAGATTGACCATTTCTTCTGCGATGCTCCACCTGTACTTGAGCTGGTCTGTGGAAACACCTACATGATTGAAATTGAAGCCCTTACCTCAACTGTATTATTTGTCGTGATCCCATTTGCACTGATACTTTGGTCCTACATTTGCATTTTGGCCACAATCCTGAAGATGCCGTCTGCTGAGGGGCGGCATAAAACCTTCTCTACTTGCTCCTCACATCTCACTGTGGTGGTTTTGCTCTTCAGCACGGCTGGTCTCACCTACTTCCAGCCCAAGTCCAGTAGTTCACCCAGTACCAGCAAATTCTTGTCCCTCTGCTACACCATCCTCACACCGTTGTTAAACCCAGTtgtctacagcctgaggaacaatgAAGTTAAAGGAGCGCTAAGGAGGACCTTTTGCAAGATATTATCTTCCTGGGGACAGCCGTGA